The nucleotide sequence TTACTGCGCAAATGCAATGACAGTAGCACTTCGCAAAGAGCTTTTCTCGCAACTCTCTGAGCTTCATATTTATTGGATTCTTGACAATCGGATGTATGGGTGGAAGGGGAAAGTCCATTTCACAGTTTGCGTGATGAATGATGGGTGAAAAGTTTCCGGTGGGATCGGTTCGGACGAGTGGACTGCAAAAACAGTAGGCGAATAGATGATTTCCGCCCGCATACCCAATCGGATCTCTGGAGCAGAACCGTCCCGCCTTCGGACCGAAAAAGCCCCCCGTCCCCTTTAAGGTTTTCTTGACGAAAAAACTTGACTTCCGGATTGACGGGGGCAACAATCCGGACAACTGGGGGGCAAGCGATGGTTACGGCCCCCGCGTATTGGTTTAGCCTTCCAATCGTTTCGGGGTTGAAGATGACGATGCAGCCGGTAGCCAAGTTGATCTCTTGTGGTCTCGCCTGTGCGAGCCTAACACATTTCTGCAAAGGGGCTTGTGGGTGAATACTCATTCACCGATTTGTCTGAGGCGGAGGCGTCCGCTGTTTTGGGTGGACAACAGCCTTGTCCTCAAGCAGGTTCGCCGGACGTTGTCGCCGGTGACTGCGAGTCAAGCGGAGTCTGCATGGGGCCCTTTCAGCGCTGTGAAGACAAAACGACATGCAGCGGCACTGGCGAATACTCAGAGCCAAACGTCGAAGGCTACAAGTGCGGGCATATCGTCGGACATGGCACGTTTTGTATACTGGGGATCGACAATGAGCCGTGCGTACGTCGTCGCACATGTTATGAAGAGGACTACGTTGGATGCGTGCCGGGCACGATAACCAGCACCGTGTGCGCTCGAAGTAACTGTATCGATGACGTTTAGACGGCTGATGGGTAGGGCACATTCTTCGCTTAGCCAGCGTGTCCAATTTGTAAGCTTGTTTCCTGCCAGTTTTATTTAGCGTCAGGCAAGTCGCAGCCGACTCCGTTCAATGCATTGCGAACTGGGTCTTGCAGGCGGCTTCTGACGGGTGCGATGATGAGCAGAGTTTCTCGCACGGTCGATTGATGGGATGGACCAATGGTCTCAGCGACTCGTTTGATGATTGCGTTCTGGGGCACCCTCGCTCTCGTTGGAATTGCCAGCGCAGACGATAGTGATATTAGAAGTCTACAGGAGCAAATGACTCGGATCGTGGGCCATTGGCCGAAGGGGTCGATCAATTGCGAAGTGCAGGCGGACAACACACGATACAGCGTCCAAGCCGTTTGGGCCGGTAGGGTGTCTGCTCGTGAAATCGTTCCGCTTGGTCCGTCGGGTAAGCCGATGAAGGACGAGAGACTCATTGTGTCATCGGATGGTGTGCGTTATTGTTTTTTTCGTCCCGAGAGACTTAACGCTGTCATCAAGTTCTTGCCTTCAAAGTCGCCACTTCCAATGCGAATGCGAGTTTTGCCACGCGAGAACTGGATCGAAATTCTTGACGGCATTCCCTTTTCGCAGTGGCTGGATAAACAAAGCCGTTCGGGTGTCATCGCGTCCGCTTCCAAGTCGGCGGAAGGCTGGGAGTTGATGCTGGGGGATCCGTCCGATAACGAAAAGCTGCCTCTTCAGGCTTGGTTCAATTCAGATGGTACACCGCGTCAGGTGGGGCACATCGAATCAGAGAATCACCAGGAGAGAAATCGGCTCGACCTTTCCGTGAAGTGGCGCAAAGGCAACGGCGATGATCGGGTTCCCGTTCGTTTTTCGAGAAAACATCATCTTGCGAATGGCGCCGAGTCAAACGACCTGATCATTGAAGTGAAAGATTTTTCAGAAGAGATCCAGGTGCTGTCAGAGTATTTGTCGGTGCCACCGAGAGGGCTTCCGTTTGGGACGCAAATTCGGGCCTTCCCTCGGGCGGTGGGAAAGGTGACTGTCTCGTACATCGGCGGTGATGAAGGTCGAGAACAGTACCTGCTGACCAACAATGCACGATCTGTTGGGCGTCAATCCCGACTGGTAGGCGAGTAGGCGGTACGTATGCCCTATATCACAGATACTTCGATCGAGAGAGTGCGATTCACGCCGGGGCATCCAATGATTCGAACACGTAGCATCACTGCATGCCTTATCATTCTATCGATCTGTGTGCTCCGCTCAGTGCGCGCCGATGACGGGTTCACTGGTAATTGTGGTTCTCGTTGTGTCTACGTCTATTTGCTCTCGCAGGATGAATCGCAGGATCCCTTTCCCCAGTTCGTTCGTCAACGGCCGTGGATGCAGCAAGACAAGTGCTCTCTTGATGATATTTGCACGTACCTTCAAAGCCGTGACGAGCCGGCAAGCCTTGTCCAGTTCGATGCAAACGCGATTCCCCGCTTTGCAGGCCATTTGATTGCGTCCTACGGACACGAGCATTTCGTTCTGATCTCCTCCAATGAGGAAGGAGGTCTCGCTATCACCGATCCTCCGAAACCCACGCGATTGCTAGGAGAGCATGATCGGCTGGAGTTGACGGGCACCGCAGTTCTGATCGGCCAGACACTTGAGCCATCGGGGGTGAAGTCGATTTGGTGGGTGGCTTTGGCCGCGCTGCTGCTAACGATTTATTTTGTTTTCTGGTTCAGACGCCAATAGATCGAGGCATAATTGGTATGGGGCATTTACAGAATGCGTTTATCGTCACAAGCATCAACTTAATTGTCGGATGTGACTCGGTTCGTGAGGTCGCGCCAACGGAGCCAGCGGTAGACACGAGGGATTCATTATGCGAATCCGCAATGCCGTCCTTCGAACGTCCGATCGTTGCGCTGGAAACGTTCGAGCGAGCCAACACGCCCATCAGCCACGTCTCTGAATTGCAGTGCGACTCCGACGACCTCGAGACTCTTTCCCGTATCGACACGTCGTATGGCTGCACGGAGATATCTTATGACGTCGCAGAGTTCGCCGATGGGAGGCTTCCGGTCAGGCTCAGCCTGTCGCGAAACGAGCCCACCGATTCGATCGTGCTGATCTCTGCAATGGATGAGTTCGGCGCAACAATGTGCACTCAGGAACTGGTGTATTCGGTAACGTCGACCTGCAACGCTGAGTTGGAGGAAACCAGTCTCGGTTTGATCCCTCCGGACGCGACGGCAAGCACGATTTGCACACTGTCGTTTGACACTCCGGATGATCGAGTGCCCTACCGGATCGTGGTGATCCTGAAAGACATTCAAACGGCCGCCGACGTTCAAGTGAACGTGAATGAAGTGTCTTCAAATGACTTGGAGGACACGCACGTGATTGAAGTGATCCCCGGCAACAGCCGGGGCGAGCAACTCTGTACGGTCCGATTTCTTTCGGAAGACGAGGAACGGATCTGCAAAGACCTAGTCTTAAATTGGTCGTTCGGTGGCAAAGGCTGGATCGATCCTCCATCGGTCACTCTGGGGTCAGGAACGACCCGGAAGGAGTTTGTGGCATCGCTCCCGGGTGAAGAGGCGGAGGAAGAGCGAGTTGGGGTTGAGAGCGTCACCGGACAAGGAGTTGACGTTCTGGACTGGGAATGCAAGCACCTGACCGACGATCTGTTTGAATTGAGTGTGGAGATGACGGCAGGCGATGCTGATGCTTCTCACGACCGTCGCCTCGGAATCGAGACCGAGTCGGGACAACGATTGGCTGTGACTGCCAAGAGGCCTGAGTGATGGCACGCTCCTGGCATCATGCCTCAGGAAACCGGACAGCGAATGCGTCACGGCATGGGTTCACGTTGATCGAACTCCTGTGCGTGATTGTGGTATCTGCGATCGTGATGTCGCTGCTACTGTCCGCTGTGCAATCAAGCCGTGAATCGTCCCGGCGGGTCGAGTGCGTCAGCAATCTTCGTCAAATCGGTGTTGCGACACAGTCGAGTGTCGCCAAGACCGGGGTCTTTCCACACTTCGGAATCATCGACAAAGACCTACGGGGTCCCTGGGTGCAGCTGTCGCAGGATCTGGAGATCATGCTCGCTGGTCTTGGCACGTTCGAACCTTCGCATGAGCCACCGTTCATGTTCCAGAAGAACATTCCTGCGGTGCTCACGTGTCCTTCAGATGGCGGGTTGGGCGCATCGTATCGCTTCAGTTTCGGAACATCGATCACTGCCCAGCCTACCCTCAAGGAGTTCATCAAGGATGCAGGCGACGGAATCGCGCTGTCATGGGACAAGGCCCGGAGGCCTCGCGATGTTCGCGACGGTCTCTCGAACACAACGCTTGTCGCTGAACGCCTTTCCGGAGCGGGGAGCCGACAGGTGCGGAGGTCCATTCTGGGAGCCCCATTCCTGAATCGCATTCGGAAGCCTGGCGCCAGTGGCTACACCTCTGAAGCTGTTTTGATGGAGCGTTTGTGGGAGTCCGGGCATCTTGCCTTCGATTATGGAGGAGTCGATTGGCCGTCGCGACTCCTTCAGGCGGTGGGATTCAACCATATCTTGCCGCCGATGACCCCCTACGCCGCGACCTTCAACGAGGGCGTCAACCCGATTTACGCCAACTATGCGATCCTCCCGGCCACGAGCGCCCACAGTGGCGGTGTCAATCAACTGTTGGCCGATGGCTCGGTCCAATTCGTCACGTCGAAGATCGATGCGACCGTTTGGTTGCAATTCGGTAGCGTGGGGGAATGAAGCTTGTAGATGGCACGCCTCCTCGCAGCCCCCCCAATTTGAAACCGCAAAGGGGACGGGGGCAGTTTTTCCATTTGAGAGGAGCGACGCGGTGATGTCCGAAACGTCGATGGGGCGGTTTTGCCGACGGTGGTTCTATTGCTGGCTGGTCGCCAGTGTCAGTCTGTTTTTCGTCGGAGCCGCGTTTCACTTTTTGATCCCCGTCTTTGCGCCGCATGTGCCGGAAGCGTTTGAGAACACTCACCTTTTTCGACCATGGTCAGGCTGGACATCGGCCTACATGGCGATTCACCCGCTGATCTTTGCAGTGGTTTTTTCCGCGTTCTTTTTGGGGCTGCGCGACAGAACGGCGTTTCCGGCGGGGGTTCGCGGAGGTGCGTTGTACGGGATCGGCGTTTTCGTGGTGGGCAGCCTGCCGGTTTTTCTGCTGGTCTACGCCGCCATGGCTATGACGACCGAGATCGCGGTCCTTTGGACTGTGCAAAACGCGATGCAATATCTGATCGCCGGCGCGGCGATGGGCAGCGTGGCCGACGGAGTTCATATTCAGGCGGCCGTCAAGCTTCCGGCACCAGCGAATCGCGTCTGGGATCTACTGTTGCGGAAGGATACGTTCCTTGAGATCACGCGAGGCATGATGGCGTACGAGAATACAGGCAGTTGGCCGGAGACCCTGTTTTCACCGGACACAACCTTGACGACTCGCGTGCGTCCCTTCGGTATCGGTCCCGCTTCGCGGCATGAAGTACGCGTCGTGCAGGTGGACGCATCCCAGCAGGTGATCCAAACCGACGAGTCGGGAGGCCTTGTTACGACCTGGCAACACACCATGCGGATCGAATCGCTATCGGATCAGCGATGCCGATACATCGATCGCATCTTTTTGCACGCCGGCATCATCACTCCAGCGATAGGACTGTTTGCGATGGTGTTCTATCGCTATCGCCAGCACCGTTGGAAACGCTTATTGCGGAGGAGCGTTTAATAGTCAGGCCATCTGTAAAAGGCAGGCCAAGCAGTGGCGGTGGTCAGGTCCTGAATGCTGGCGCATCCAGCTACCGGTGGTGGTGGTGAGGGCAGGGGCCTGAATGCTGGGGCATCCAGCTACGGGCGGCGGCGGTGAGGGTAGGGCGTCTGAATGCTGGCGCATCCAGCTACGGTTGAGAGCGGGGTGGCTGGACATCCGGCTAACATCATCACATGCGACCTACACCCGACCCGGTCGGCCCGGGACAAGAATCCGTTTGGGACTATCCGCGACCACCGGCACTGCAGCCCGCCGGGCATCGGTTGAGGATTGTTCATGCCGGCCAAACCATCGCCGAAACAACGCAAGGTTTCCGCGTTCTGGAAACCAGCCATCCGCCGACCTACTATTTCCCGCCGGGCGATTGCCGACTGGACTGGATGCATCCCGCCGGCGGTGGTTCGTTTTGCGAATGGAAAGGCCCGGCAAGCTATCTGGATCTTGAAATGCCGGGCGGAATAAGCGTGCCAATGGTCGCTTGGTTCTATGCGGATCCGACGAAGCGTTTCGCACCCATCGCTAGGTTCCTGGCCTTCTATGCGAACAAGGTCGATGCGTGTTACGTCGGCGATTGGCAGGCGACGCCTCAGCCGGGCGGTTTCTATGGCGGATGGGTGACACCGAATTTGGCGGGTCCGTTTAAGGGTGGGCCGGGTTCGATGGGTTGGTGAGGTGGAGGCCTGAATGCCGGCGCATCCAGCTACGGGTGGAGGCGGCGAGGGTTTAGTGGTCGCAGATTTTGTCAGGCGTGGTGGTGAAGCCGCCGTCGGTCGGGGTCAGCTTGCCGCGTTGGTCCAGGAAGACGACCAGTTCGGCGGCCGTCATGCCGCTGGCGCTGCAGGTACAAAAGCGAGCCGTGACGCCGAATCGTTCAATGACCGCGGTCTGCAGCGAATCGGCGTCGTAGGCTTGTCCGCTTTCGACCATCATTCGCATGACTTCGTGACCATGGATCTCGGGCTGGTCACTGGAAACAGGATCCACGGTGGGCAGTTTGCCGTCGTCCGATCGGCCGTTCGGGTTGGATGTGTCCATCGGATGGATGCCTTGTGCTGAATGGGTTGCCTATTGAACCAGACTGAGATCGGCCGCCGCATAGGCGATCAGAAAACTGGCTTCTTCGTCCGCGAATTTTACCTTCACACTACGTTTTGGTCCTCGGCCACTGACCGCGACAATCGTTCCTTGGCCGTAACTTGGATGCGAGACCACGGCGCCTTCGCGGTAGGCTCCGGGCGGAGTCGCGCCGGCGGCCATCAGGTCGGCTGCTGTTTTCAGCCCACCTGCAATGGAGACTTTGGCTTTTCCGCGCTTGGCGGTTCGCCGATACGACGATTCAGTGGCGACGGCTTCGCGCACGACATCGTCATCACCCTCGTGATCGGGCAACTGGCAAACATCTTCATCGGTGATGACGGGTGGTTGCACCTGAGACGTCTGGTCATCGGATGCCGTTGCATCATCGCCGACTTGGATCGCGGGCAGATCCCAGCTGTCGGGATAGCCGCCGTCGCTGTATTCGTTTTCGAAGAAGTCACGATCGACGGACGATTCGACCAGACGCATGTCTTCGCGTGGCAGTTCGGTCAAGAAGGCACTAGCCACCACCGGTCGCATGTCTCCCCGGATGCTACGCCGTTTACAGTGGCTGAGTTGCAGCCACTGTTTGGCGCGCGTGATTCCGACGAACAACAACCGTCGTTCTTCCTCGTACTGGGCTTCGGTTTCGCGAGACCGGCGGTGGGGCAACAGTTCGTCTTCGACCGCGATGATGAAGACGCGAGGAAACTCCAATCCCTTGGCCGCGTGCAGCGTCATCAACGTCACCCGATCATCGGATTCTTTGAACGCGTCGACGTCCGAAACGAGGGCCACCTGTTCCAGGAATAATTCCAATGAACCTTCGTCGGGATGCTGAAGATCAAACTCCACCGCCGCGTTGATCAATTCGTCGACGTTGGCAACCGGATTGTTGGTTGTGCTTTCGACGCTGGTCCGTTCCAGGTAATCGTTGAACTGAGTCTCTTCGACCAAATATCGCAGCAGGTCTTCCAGCGTCGCGGTCGCTTTGACTCGCAGACGGTCGTACAGACGCACGAAGTTCAGCACCATTGAAGCGGAACGCTTTGGCAGCGATTCGATCTCGTCGGCACGTCGGGCGGCTTCCAACATTGGAATGCCCAGCCGATCGGCATGCTGTTGGATTCGTGCGATCGTTTTCGCGCCGATTCCACGCGTTGGTGTGTTGATCACCCGCAGCAAGGCGACGTCGTGATTGGGGTTGTTGATCAGATGCAGATACGCCAACAGATCCTTGATTTCTTTGCGCTGATAAAACTCCAACCCGTTGACGATCTGGTAGGGCAAGCCCCGCTTTCGCATCGCATGTTCCAGCGATCGGGTCAGCGCGTTCATTCGGCAGAACACAGCGAAATCGCGCGGCCGCAAGCCTTCGTTGTGAATCGCATCCAGTATTTGGTCCGCGATGTCGTCGGCTTCTTCGTAACCGTCTTCGTAAATCCGCAGAACGACCGGATCGCCTTCGGGGTGATCGGTGAACAATTCCTTGTGCTTGCGTCGACGGTTGAAGCGGATCAGTTGGTCGGCGACACGCAAGATGTTCGGGGTGCTGCGATAGTTCTGTTCCAGCCGAACGGTGGTGACGTTGGGATAGTCTTTTTCGAAGTCCAGGATGTTATTCAAATCCGCGCCGCGCCAACCGTAGATCGACTGGTCGGGATCGCCGGTGACGGCCAAGTTCGGCTGTTGGATCGACAAAGCGCGGACGATGGCGTATTGGGCCAAGTTGGTGTCTTGGTATTCGTCGACCATGATGTAGCGATAGTGCTGGTCCAGGCTGCTGCGGACGTCGGGGTTTTCACGCAGCAATCTTGCAAAATGGAACAGCAGGTCATCAAAGTCGACCGCGTTTGACGTCAACAGTTGTTGCTGATAGACCGGATAGACGCGTGCGGCGATTGCATCGCGGGCGGTCATCGATGACGCGTCGGTCATCATTTCCGGCGGGATCAACCGGTTCTTGGCATGGCTGATCGACGCGGCGATCTGTTCGGGCGACGTGTGGGTCGTGCTGACGCCGGCGGCTT is from Crateriforma conspicua and encodes:
- a CDS encoding RHS repeat-associated core domain-containing protein, which encodes MSGLLPPSIRKSSFFVKKTLKGTGGFFGPKAGRFCSRDPIGYAGGNHLFAYCFCSPLVRTDPTGNFSPIIHHANCEMDFPLPPIHPIVKNPINMKLRELREKLFAKCYCHCICAVNREECSETCKGCYQMLLNALLTKKPVHPEWHELSRDSQHVVSWRFCWYYRQCKQIGGAVSVPGRY
- a CDS encoding DUF1559 family PulG-like putative transporter, which codes for MARSWHHASGNRTANASRHGFTLIELLCVIVVSAIVMSLLLSAVQSSRESSRRVECVSNLRQIGVATQSSVAKTGVFPHFGIIDKDLRGPWVQLSQDLEIMLAGLGTFEPSHEPPFMFQKNIPAVLTCPSDGGLGASYRFSFGTSITAQPTLKEFIKDAGDGIALSWDKARRPRDVRDGLSNTTLVAERLSGAGSRQVRRSILGAPFLNRIRKPGASGYTSEAVLMERLWESGHLAFDYGGVDWPSRLLQAVGFNHILPPMTPYAATFNEGVNPIYANYAILPATSAHSGGVNQLLADGSVQFVTSKIDATVWLQFGSVGE
- a CDS encoding SRPBCC family protein is translated as MMSETSMGRFCRRWFYCWLVASVSLFFVGAAFHFLIPVFAPHVPEAFENTHLFRPWSGWTSAYMAIHPLIFAVVFSAFFLGLRDRTAFPAGVRGGALYGIGVFVVGSLPVFLLVYAAMAMTTEIAVLWTVQNAMQYLIAGAAMGSVADGVHIQAAVKLPAPANRVWDLLLRKDTFLEITRGMMAYENTGSWPETLFSPDTTLTTRVRPFGIGPASRHEVRVVQVDASQQVIQTDESGGLVTTWQHTMRIESLSDQRCRYIDRIFLHAGIITPAIGLFAMVFYRYRQHRWKRLLRRSV
- a CDS encoding DUF427 domain-containing protein, with the protein product MRPTPDPVGPGQESVWDYPRPPALQPAGHRLRIVHAGQTIAETTQGFRVLETSHPPTYYFPPGDCRLDWMHPAGGGSFCEWKGPASYLDLEMPGGISVPMVAWFYADPTKRFAPIARFLAFYANKVDACYVGDWQATPQPGGFYGGWVTPNLAGPFKGGPGSMGW
- a CDS encoding YecH family metal-binding protein, which gives rise to MHGHEVMRMMVESGQAYDADSLQTAVIERFGVTARFCTCSASGMTAAELVVFLDQRGKLTPTDGGFTTTPDKICDH
- a CDS encoding ATP-dependent helicase translates to MTSTFGNASAMDAILRDLTPPQREAVQHIDGPLLILAGPGSGKTRVVTHRIANLLHHGIDAHQILALTFTNKAADEMRTRVQGLAPGRPVWMGTFHRFCAQQLRRYASMVGLSENYSIYDTSDSKQAMKRAIEAAGVSTTHTSPEQIAASISHAKNRLIPPEMMTDASSMTARDAIAARVYPVYQQQLLTSNAVDFDDLLFHFARLLRENPDVRSSLDQHYRYIMVDEYQDTNLAQYAIVRALSIQQPNLAVTGDPDQSIYGWRGADLNNILDFEKDYPNVTTVRLEQNYRSTPNILRVADQLIRFNRRRKHKELFTDHPEGDPVVLRIYEDGYEEADDIADQILDAIHNEGLRPRDFAVFCRMNALTRSLEHAMRKRGLPYQIVNGLEFYQRKEIKDLLAYLHLINNPNHDVALLRVINTPTRGIGAKTIARIQQHADRLGIPMLEAARRADEIESLPKRSASMVLNFVRLYDRLRVKATATLEDLLRYLVEETQFNDYLERTSVESTTNNPVANVDELINAAVEFDLQHPDEGSLELFLEQVALVSDVDAFKESDDRVTLMTLHAAKGLEFPRVFIIAVEDELLPHRRSRETEAQYEEERRLLFVGITRAKQWLQLSHCKRRSIRGDMRPVVASAFLTELPREDMRLVESSVDRDFFENEYSDGGYPDSWDLPAIQVGDDATASDDQTSQVQPPVITDEDVCQLPDHEGDDDVVREAVATESSYRRTAKRGKAKVSIAGGLKTAADLMAAGATPPGAYREGAVVSHPSYGQGTIVAVSGRGPKRSVKVKFADEEASFLIAYAAADLSLVQ